In a genomic window of Quercus lobata isolate SW786 chromosome 4, ValleyOak3.0 Primary Assembly, whole genome shotgun sequence:
- the LOC115985259 gene encoding uncharacterized protein LOC115985259, producing the protein MAIKEDKHVKMMFNRIQKMPQVNAAELYVSLEALADNTTEVVQQTTTTLQFTALDDGCTTMEGYTMGGYTMGGYTLPSQDYVANTSETVYPQETHLEKEDEDEDHVVNDGENVEVVDEYEERIEQGDFENDVDDHEVVPNFEEENMEYHDEGDADDDIGVQHNRNTTTGYRPPAKSFYSNTWEDMVDPSRLQIPFVSTWEDEMHFCKGLTFANKEAVKRALIIYAANDNRNFIIRRSTKTKLCAACVDDNCKWYVVAFMKAKFNGLWMVTSYVGPHTCIPFSLKRDGKMMDSHFVASEIVGKLQKNHTARIDELWEIIRTKYNLEFSYYKVWDAKQKAIAKIFGDWEESYQKLRKLLLAYLDEDSGTQYSYHTIPRPYEGTALLRYVYWAFAPCIAAFQYCRPVISIDGTHLYGKYKGVLMIAMATDANQKILPLAFAVVDKESEVSNALFESGLDVRTEENRHFDNPTLKALALKPGYASHEAKFESIMQTIKEDEINLLRGVDPTDCRIERYMPYTYLVSEDVEKWTQSHDGGRRYGAITTNISECFNGVLKGARGLPIAAMVQFTWCKLVAYFHDRHKQITSDLSRGKLWSDYAMEIYSRNGQKIAGHIVRNFNHAEGVYQVVTPYNDYRGGGGNHNHEVRIFARTCGCRKWQNLKIPCSHAIKVLQGLHLNVTSYIDPCYSLNNAILTYSHNFMVPKSESLWRDVSGPRWVPDPLLLQGIGRPVKSRIRNEMDGVRRERGSQREDPDLRETQPRQRCGVCHQEGHNRRSCPNSRGASTSGSAIN; encoded by the exons ATGGCGATCAAAGAAGATAAACATGTAAAGATGATGTTTAATAGGATCCAGAAAATGCCCCAAGTAAATGCTGCTGAGTTGTATGTAAGTTTGGAGGCGCTTGCAGACAACACTACTGAGGTGGTGCAACAAACAACTACGACTTTACAATTTACAGCCCTAGATGATGGATGCACTACAATGGAAGGGTATACAATGGGAGGGTATACGATGGGAGGTTATACGCTCCCATCTCAAGATTATGTTGCCAATACTAGTGAAACCGTCTATCCTCAAGAGACACATTTAGAGaaggaagacgaagacgaagatcaTGTTGTGAATGATGGTGAAAATGTTGAGGTTGTGGATGAGTACGAAGAGAGGATTGAGCAAGGCGACTTTGAGAACGATGTGGATGACCATGAAGTCGTTCCcaattttgaagaggaaaatatggagtaCCATGATGAAGGTGATGCAGATGATGATATTGGTGTCCAGCATAATAGAAATACGACCACTGGCTACAGACCTCCTGCCAAGTCATTCTACTCAAATACTTGGGAAGatatggttgatccttcacGTCTTCAGATACCATTTGTCTCTACTTGGGAAGATGAGATgcatttttgtaaagggttgacttttgcaaataaagAGGCGGTGAAGCGTGCATTGATAATATACGCAGCAAatgataatagaaattttataatcCGGAGGTCGACCAAAACAAAATTGTGCGCCGCATGTGTTGACGACAACTGCAAGTGGTATGTTGTGGCATTCATGAAGGCTAAATTCAATGGTCTGTGGATGGTCACGTCTTATGTGGGTCCACACACTTGTATACCCTTTAGCCTAAAAAGAGACGGTAAAATGATGGATTCGCATTTTGTTGCATCAGAAATTGtgggaaaattacaaaaaaatcacACTGCACGTATTGATGAGCTATGGGAGATCATACGTACTAAGTATAATCTTGAGTTTTCTTACTATAAAGTATGGgacgcaaaacaaaaggcaattgctAAGATATTTGGGGATTGGGAGGAGTCTTACCAAAAGTTGCGAAAGTTGTTGTTGGCATACTTGGATGAGGATTCAGGTACCCAGTACAGCTATCACACCATACCTAGGCCATACGAAGGTACTGCGTTACTACGCTATGTATATTGGGCATTCGCTCCATGCATTGCTGCATTCCAATATTGCAGGCCAGTGATTAGTATTGATGGGACTCATCTGTATGGTAAATACAAGGGGGTATTGATGATTGCAATGGCAACTGATGCTAACCAAAAGATTTTACCTCTCGCCTTTGCTGTTGTGGACAAGGAGTCAGAG GTATCAAATGCACTATTCGAGAGTGGCCTAGACGTGAGGACGGAAGAGAACAG ACACTTTGATAACCCGACTCTAAAGGCATTGGCCTTGAAACCTGGATATGCGAGTCATGAAGCTAAATTTGAGTCCATAATGCAAACCATTAAGGAGGACGAGATTAATTTACTGAGGGGTGTAGATCCTACTGATTGTCGGATTGAACGTTATATGCCATACACATATCTAGTGAGTGAGGATGTGGAGAAATGGACccagtcacatgatggtggAAGACGTTACGGGGCAATAACAACTAATATCTCTGAGTGCTTTAATGGGGTACTTAAAGGTGCCCGCGGTTTGCCCATTGCTGCAATGGTTCAGTTCACTTGGTGTaaacttgttgcatatttccacgatcgacataaacaaattacttcTGATCTCTCTCGAGGTAAGCTGTGGAGTGATTATGCAATGGAGATCTATAGCAGAAATGGACAGAAAATTGCAGGACACATTGTGAGGAATTTTAATCATGCAGAGGGTGTATATCAAGTGGTTACCCCATACAATGACTATAGAGGTGGAGGGGGAAACCACAATCATGAAGTGCGCATATTTGCTAGAACATGTGGTTGCAGAAAGTGGCAAAACTTGaagatcccttgttcacatgcaattaaagttCTTCAAGGTCTGCATCTCAATGTGACCAGCTATATTGACCCATGTTACAGTTTGAACAACGCCATTCTCACATATTCACATAATTTTATGGTGCCAAAGTCAGAGTCATTGTGGAGGGACGTTTCCGGACCACGATGGGTGCCTGACCCACTGCTGTTGCAGGGCATAGGTCGTCCTGTGAAgtcaagaataaggaatgaaatggatgggGTACGACGAGAACGGGGAAGCCAGAGGGAAGATCCGGACTTGAGGGAGACTCAACCGAGGCAACGATGCGGAGTGTGTCATCAAGAGGGGCATAATCGTAGAAGCTGTCCCAATTCCCGTGGGGCTTCGACAAGTGGTAGTGCTATAAACTAG